A window of Desulfobacterales bacterium contains these coding sequences:
- a CDS encoding response regulator, translating to MADSADQYNILVVDDERSIREGVDRVLSRVGNKVLTAKNGEEALDILKTEPVSIAILDLKMPGMDGMELHQRIREIDDRVVVIIITGYATIETAINAMKQGAYDFIPKPFEPDHLKIVVNRAIEKIRLSREAEALQAERARTLMDLDREKSRTRTIIESLPIGVVVTNPDGEVVLKNPAFLQSLELEKDPEAGESIDACVTDDGFCQFVRQLSIGEYSLDGEVPGYELCVGDNKYLLARGRSVMNEKNECIGAVVTLSNITSLKMLDQLKSEFVAKVSHELRSPLSTIHEQLATVLKDMTSEESEVGQDLIERAKEKTNALISLIGDLLDLSRIEAGSLTENKKPVRITELLSSIVDFMKSRADGKGQTLTFNTGNSPIPEITADPMALESIFGNLATNAINYTPSGGEITLTVETVDKQIRVAVSDTGFGIEKRHQDKIFERFYRVKDKHTRQITGTGLGLPIVKGLVDSMGGKIEIDSEPGSGSTFTVYLPLETPAETDADAANPSVHF from the coding sequence TTGGCTGATTCAGCGGATCAATATAATATTCTGGTGGTCGATGATGAGCGAAGCATCCGGGAAGGTGTGGACCGGGTCCTCTCCCGGGTGGGCAATAAGGTTTTAACCGCCAAAAACGGGGAGGAGGCCCTTGATATTTTAAAGACCGAGCCCGTTTCAATTGCCATTCTGGATTTGAAAATGCCCGGCATGGATGGCATGGAGCTTCACCAGCGGATTCGCGAAATTGACGATCGGGTGGTGGTGATCATTATCACCGGCTATGCCACCATTGAAACCGCCATCAATGCCATGAAGCAGGGGGCCTATGATTTTATCCCCAAGCCCTTTGAGCCGGATCATCTAAAGATCGTGGTCAACCGGGCCATCGAGAAAATCAGGCTTTCCCGGGAAGCCGAAGCGCTGCAGGCGGAACGGGCGCGGACCTTGATGGATCTGGACCGGGAGAAAAGCCGGACCCGGACCATCATCGAATCCCTGCCCATCGGGGTGGTGGTTACCAATCCGGACGGCGAGGTGGTGTTAAAAAACCCGGCCTTTCTGCAAAGCCTGGAACTCGAAAAAGATCCGGAAGCGGGCGAGTCAATTGATGCCTGCGTGACAGATGACGGGTTCTGCCAGTTTGTGCGGCAGCTTTCCATCGGCGAATACAGTCTGGATGGCGAGGTCCCGGGCTATGAGCTATGCGTGGGGGATAATAAATACCTGCTGGCCCGGGGCCGGTCGGTTATGAATGAAAAAAACGAGTGCATCGGCGCGGTGGTTACCCTGTCCAATATTACAAGCCTTAAAATGCTCGATCAGCTAAAATCCGAGTTTGTGGCCAAAGTCTCCCATGAACTCCGCTCGCCATTGTCCACCATTCACGAGCAGCTGGCCACCGTGTTAAAAGACATGACCTCAGAGGAGTCCGAGGTTGGCCAGGACCTCATTGAAAGGGCCAAGGAAAAAACCAATGCCCTGATTTCATTAATCGGCGATTTGCTCGATTTATCCCGAATCGAGGCCGGTTCGCTGACGGAAAATAAAAAGCCGGTCCGGATTACGGAACTTCTCTCGAGCATTGTTGATTTCATGAAGAGCCGGGCAGACGGCAAAGGCCAGACCCTGACATTTAATACGGGAAATTCGCCCATTCCGGAGATAACGGCGGATCCCATGGCCCTGGAGAGCATTTTCGGTAATTTGGCCACCAATGCCATCAATTACACGCCCTCAGGCGGGGAAATCACCCTTACGGTGGAAACCGTGGACAAACAGATCAGGGTGGCGGTTTCGGACACCGGCTTTGGCATTGAAAAGCGGCATCAGGACAAAATTTTCGAGCGATTCTACCGGGTGAAGGATAAACACACCCGCCAAATCACGGGCACCGGACTTGGGTTGCCCATTGTGAAAGGGCTGGTGGACAGTATGGGCGGAAAAATCGAGATTGACAGCGAGCCGGGGAGCGGTTCCACTTTTACCGTATACCTGCCTTTGGAAACACCGGCCGAGACGGATGCGGACGCGGCTAATCCGTCAGTGCATTTCTAA
- the lptF gene encoding LPS export ABC transporter permease LptF produces MRFNTIIHRYLIKELIPPFVLSLVFFSFIFLMQQILEITNLIVNYQVGIMTFGLMLIYSMPYFLVYIIPMAVMMSVLLSFLRMSGDNEITALKAGGVSLYQLLPPVLVFGVFCAILTAFMAVYGMPWGSHAHKMLALDAARSNFNIGLKEKQFNDSFDDVTFYVNQVDLKNRMLEDVFIEDQRKAGMSSTVVAPKGHIFSGAEEYSFVLRLYEGMINRVDLDERSAHTIRFDTYDLQLNFKSMVSDIKGGRKDEKEMSLSELTAYLKSHQSSSPRYYSVLLEFHKKFSIPAASIALALLAVPLGVRSASSRRSAGLGIGLFAFLIYYLLLSAGMVMGEAGIYPPVIGMWVPNVVMGGCGVYLLVKAAKDQPIWLGQAIRSVKNRLIGIFIKYSREK; encoded by the coding sequence ATGAGATTTAATACGATAATCCATAGATATCTGATAAAAGAGCTGATCCCGCCCTTTGTCCTCAGCCTGGTGTTTTTTTCCTTTATTTTTCTGATGCAGCAGATTCTTGAGATCACCAACCTCATCGTCAACTACCAGGTGGGGATCATGACGTTTGGCCTCATGCTGATCTATTCCATGCCGTATTTTCTGGTCTATATTATTCCCATGGCCGTGATGATGAGCGTTCTGCTGAGTTTTTTGCGAATGTCCGGCGACAATGAAATCACCGCATTAAAAGCCGGGGGGGTGAGCCTCTACCAGCTGCTGCCGCCGGTTTTGGTGTTTGGCGTTTTCTGCGCCATCTTAACCGCTTTTATGGCCGTTTACGGGATGCCCTGGGGCAGCCATGCCCATAAAATGCTGGCCCTGGATGCGGCCCGCTCGAATTTCAATATTGGCCTGAAGGAAAAACAGTTTAACGACAGTTTTGACGATGTGACCTTTTACGTGAACCAGGTCGATTTAAAGAACCGGATGCTTGAGGATGTTTTTATTGAGGACCAGCGCAAGGCGGGTATGAGCAGCACAGTGGTGGCCCCAAAGGGCCATATCTTCAGCGGGGCGGAAGAATACAGCTTTGTGCTGCGGCTTTATGAAGGCATGATCAATCGGGTGGATCTGGATGAACGATCCGCCCATACCATTCGGTTTGATACCTATGATCTGCAGCTGAATTTTAAGAGCATGGTCTCGGATATTAAAGGCGGCAGAAAAGACGAAAAAGAGATGAGCCTTTCTGAGCTCACCGCTTATCTAAAGAGCCATCAATCCTCGTCCCCCCGCTATTATTCCGTCTTGCTGGAGTTTCATAAAAAGTTTTCCATCCCCGCCGCCAGTATTGCATTGGCGCTTTTGGCCGTGCCCCTTGGGGTGCGCTCCGCCTCATCCCGCCGGTCGGCCGGGCTGGGCATCGGATTGTTTGCTTTCTTAATTTATTACCTGCTGCTATCCGCCGGAATGGTGATGGGCGAGGCGGGCATCTATCCGCCTGTTATCGGAATGTGGGTCCCGAATGTCGTTATGGGCGGATGCGGTGTGTATCTGCTTGTCAAAGCCGCCAAAGACCAACCGATCTGGCTGGGGCAAGCGATCCGCAGCGTCAAAAACCGCTTGATCGGCATTTTTATCAAGTATTCCCGGGAAAAATAA
- the lptG gene encoding LPS export ABC transporter permease LptG, which yields MPMTIIHRYISRMFFKFFGVVLIMVIAIYLSIDVFGKVDNLMAADLRPLEMVLYFGYKLPLIISQITPVAVLLGVLVTFGLMSKHNEIVALKSSGVSLKYLLLPVVVIGLLFSGGLFIFSEAVVPATIARTHQLEKEKAPGSRAMVASQRKNIWLRHHRGITNIQHFHPAANVIYGVSMMVFDSEFHMTRRIDAKRGEYRDGQWIFYSGMIQYFETAEQTSDVSFFDEKKAALNFSPADLKRVARSAEEMGFNRLHRYIQKVEREGYDATKSKVDLYAKTAFPAICLIMCLIGSALALRGKTREGMAISFAYGVVTAFVYWSLYSLCLSLGYGGLLPPWLAAWMANLIFFCIAGLMVLNLE from the coding sequence ATGCCCATGACCATCATCCATCGCTATATCAGCCGGATGTTCTTTAAATTTTTCGGTGTTGTCCTGATCATGGTGATTGCCATCTACCTCTCCATTGATGTTTTCGGAAAGGTGGACAATCTGATGGCGGCGGATCTGCGGCCGCTGGAGATGGTGCTCTATTTCGGCTATAAGCTGCCTCTGATCATCTCCCAGATCACGCCGGTGGCCGTATTGCTGGGGGTGCTGGTGACATTCGGTTTGATGTCAAAACACAATGAAATCGTCGCCTTAAAGAGTTCCGGGGTGAGCCTGAAGTATCTGCTGCTGCCTGTTGTGGTAATCGGACTCTTATTCAGCGGGGGGCTTTTTATTTTTTCCGAGGCTGTTGTCCCCGCAACCATTGCCCGGACGCATCAACTGGAGAAGGAAAAAGCACCCGGCAGCCGGGCGATGGTCGCATCACAGCGAAAAAATATATGGCTGCGTCATCACCGGGGAATTACCAATATTCAGCATTTCCATCCGGCGGCAAACGTGATTTACGGGGTATCCATGATGGTTTTCGATTCAGAATTCCATATGACCCGGCGGATTGATGCCAAGCGGGGGGAATACCGGGATGGGCAGTGGATTTTTTATTCCGGCATGATCCAGTATTTTGAAACAGCAGAGCAGACTTCTGATGTCTCTTTTTTTGACGAGAAAAAAGCGGCCCTCAATTTTTCGCCGGCGGATTTAAAGCGGGTGGCCAGAAGCGCCGAGGAAATGGGGTTTAACCGGCTGCATCGCTATATTCAGAAAGTTGAGCGGGAGGGCTATGATGCCACCAAATCCAAAGTGGATCTCTATGCCAAAACCGCGTTTCCGGCTATCTGTCTGATCATGTGCTTAATCGGTTCAGCCCTTGCCTTAAGGGGAAAAACCCGGGAGGGTATGGCGATCAGTTTTGCCTACGGGGTTGTGACCGCATTCGTCTATTGGTCCCTTTACAGCCTCTGTTTGTCGCTTGGCTACGGAGGGCTTCTCCCGCCGTGGCTTGCCGCCTGGATGGCCAATTTGATTTTTTTCTGCATTGCCGGATTGATGGTGTTAAACCTTGAGTAG
- a CDS encoding ATP-binding protein, with the protein MVANRTEEEKKYLLDAIDAFNRKIIIISTDHTILAANATALQANPRASLIGRTCYKALLDWDRPCFHCPADEVRHTGEASLRYDHMDNSFNFDENLCLFSYPVIQGDEVEFMVMLDFDLPALKHMEQKRLESNAFLRNLLNSAVDAVIAADIKGRILIFNEAAEQITGYTREEALNEITIRDVYPGDGAREVMQMLLSEEYGGVGKLKSYRINGQHKNGETIPISLNASIVYDANGEQVATIGFFHDRRDEIRMQKELEKTQVQLLQAEKMASLGKMAAGVAHQLNNPLSGIILYTKLVMEEYDLPAEAMEDLKRVLDDSERAKETVKELLEFARQTSQEMQPQDINEIVSRTIFLLENQSIFHNIKIEESLAENLPPVSGDVQQLNHVIMNIVLNAADAMEGSGILSIQTWYFAQDQTVRVSIADTGPGIPEDVLPHIFEPFYTTKDQGKGTGLGLSMVYGILESHGGTVWAESEAGGGATFHIELPVAEMEESEDKIG; encoded by the coding sequence ATGGTGGCCAATCGCACGGAAGAAGAGAAAAAATATCTGCTGGACGCCATTGATGCGTTCAACCGAAAGATTATCATTATTTCCACGGATCACACGATTTTGGCGGCCAACGCAACCGCCCTGCAGGCCAATCCGCGCGCGTCTTTGATCGGCCGGACCTGTTATAAAGCCCTGCTCGACTGGGATCGTCCCTGTTTCCATTGTCCGGCGGATGAAGTAAGGCACACAGGTGAAGCATCGCTTCGATATGATCATATGGACAATTCGTTTAATTTTGATGAGAACCTGTGTTTGTTTTCCTATCCCGTTATCCAGGGGGATGAGGTGGAATTCATGGTCATGCTGGATTTTGACCTGCCGGCATTAAAGCATATGGAGCAAAAACGGCTTGAATCCAATGCCTTTTTGAGAAACCTTCTTAACAGTGCGGTAGATGCGGTCATCGCGGCGGACATCAAGGGCCGGATACTGATATTTAATGAGGCGGCGGAACAAATTACGGGGTATACGAGGGAAGAGGCGCTAAATGAAATCACCATCCGGGATGTCTATCCCGGCGACGGGGCCCGGGAGGTGATGCAGATGCTTTTGAGCGAGGAGTACGGCGGGGTCGGAAAGTTAAAATCCTACCGCATCAACGGTCAGCATAAAAATGGCGAAACCATCCCCATCAGTCTGAACGCCTCCATCGTCTATGATGCCAATGGGGAGCAGGTGGCCACCATCGGGTTTTTCCATGACCGCCGGGATGAAATCCGAATGCAGAAGGAACTGGAAAAAACCCAGGTGCAGCTCCTCCAGGCGGAGAAAATGGCCTCCCTCGGCAAAATGGCGGCAGGCGTGGCCCATCAGCTGAACAATCCCTTAAGCGGCATCATCCTTTATACCAAACTGGTAATGGAGGAATACGACCTGCCCGCTGAGGCCATGGAAGACTTAAAACGCGTGCTGGATGATTCGGAACGGGCGAAGGAGACGGTCAAGGAACTGCTCGAGTTCGCCCGCCAGACCAGTCAGGAAATGCAGCCCCAGGATATTAATGAGATTGTCTCCCGCACCATATTTCTGCTGGAAAATCAATCGATTTTTCACAACATTAAAATCGAGGAATCCCTTGCCGAGAATTTACCCCCTGTGAGCGGTGATGTTCAGCAGTTAAATCACGTGATCATGAACATTGTGCTAAATGCCGCGGATGCCATGGAAGGCAGCGGCATTTTGAGCATCCAAACCTGGTATTTTGCACAAGACCAAACGGTTCGCGTCTCAATCGCGGATACCGGGCCGGGGATTCCCGAAGATGTTCTGCCCCATATTTTTGAACCTTTTTATACCACCAAAGACCAGGGAAAAGGAACCGGCCTGGGCTTGAGCATGGTCTACGGGATTCTTGAAAGTCATGGCGGCACGGTTTGGGCGGAAAGCGAGGCTGGCGGGGGGGCTACGTTTCATATTGAACTCCCGGTAGCGGAAATGGAGGAGAGTGAGGACAAAATTGGCTGA
- the lpxK gene encoding tetraacyldisaccharide 4'-kinase: MRIQQRVQACMQNSAAGNRSALEKTLWLLSRIYGGIMRIRNKGYDNGRLRQHRLPRPVISVGNLTAGGSGKTPMTLYLTEILVQAGYSPAVISRGYKGKSEKTGGVVSDGRNVLLGPVDAGDEPFMMANQLRHVPFLVGADRYAMGKFAIARFSPDVIILDDAFQHRRLGRNMDLVLVDAAVGFGNGYLLPRGILREPMAALARADAVVLTRSVRPAPLLEAEISQIAPRIPVFRSVNRPYVYGIVKAGRDLTTDMYHPAESADFRFLRSARVLGFSGIARSTEFQRMIAEMAGSLVDFLEFPDHYYYTESDWHRIVRCAADLSVDYLLTTQKDYARLQNGLEAPVALVVIGIYMDFGPDRDALWGFINNSLNSRLVIRQTDAS, from the coding sequence ATGCGAATCCAGCAGCGGGTGCAGGCCTGCATGCAGAACTCAGCCGCGGGTAACCGGAGTGCTTTGGAGAAGACCTTATGGCTTTTATCCCGCATCTATGGCGGCATTATGCGCATTCGCAATAAAGGTTATGATAATGGCAGGCTGAGGCAGCACCGGCTGCCCCGCCCGGTCATATCCGTGGGCAACCTGACGGCGGGCGGCAGCGGCAAAACCCCCATGACTCTCTATCTGACGGAGATATTGGTTCAGGCCGGGTACTCCCCGGCGGTCATCAGCCGGGGATACAAAGGGAAAAGCGAAAAAACCGGCGGGGTTGTCAGTGATGGCAGAAATGTTCTGCTGGGACCGGTCGATGCCGGGGATGAGCCGTTTATGATGGCCAACCAGCTAAGGCATGTGCCGTTTCTTGTGGGAGCGGACCGTTATGCCATGGGGAAATTCGCAATCGCCCGGTTTTCTCCGGATGTCATTATCCTGGATGATGCGTTTCAGCATCGACGGCTGGGCCGAAATATGGATCTGGTATTGGTGGATGCCGCCGTGGGGTTTGGAAACGGATATCTGCTGCCGCGGGGGATTTTGCGGGAGCCCATGGCGGCATTGGCCCGGGCCGATGCCGTGGTGCTGACCCGGTCGGTGCGGCCGGCACCCTTGCTTGAAGCGGAAATATCTCAGATAGCTCCCCGCATCCCGGTATTCCGGTCCGTCAATCGGCCGTATGTATACGGCATCGTCAAAGCGGGGCGCGATCTGACGACTGATATGTACCATCCGGCCGAGTCAGCGGATTTTCGATTTCTGCGTTCTGCCAGGGTATTGGGATTCTCCGGGATTGCCAGAAGCACGGAGTTTCAGCGGATGATCGCGGAAATGGCCGGCAGCCTGGTTGACTTTTTGGAATTTCCGGATCATTATTATTACACTGAATCAGACTGGCATCGGATTGTAAGGTGCGCCGCGGATCTGTCGGTGGATTATCTGCTTACCACCCAAAAAGACTATGCCCGGCTTCAAAACGGTTTGGAAGCGCCGGTGGCTCTCGTGGTTATCGGCATTTATATGGATTTTGGACCTGACCGGGATGCATTGTGGGGGTTTATCAATAATTCTCTGAATTCCCGGCTTGTTATTCGTCAAACGGATGCATCATGA
- the kdsB gene encoding 3-deoxy-manno-octulosonate cytidylyltransferase, with amino-acid sequence MTEKPAGYGIIPARYDSSRFPGKPLADICGKPMFWHVYSRAKKCPDITDVYLATDDERIAGAAENLGVPVVLTRPDHPSGTDRVYEAATKLNIPAGDVVINIQGDEPVLNPLMLAELIRPFEDSKVFVTTPAREMTPEAAESPDRVKVVFSHANDALYFSRARIPFPREGGQARFYGHIGMYAFRMAALEKFVALPPGRLESIEKLEQLRLLENNIPIRIVITEYESLSVDRPEDLESVIRHLTKLSA; translated from the coding sequence ATGACAGAAAAACCGGCCGGCTACGGTATTATCCCGGCAAGGTATGACTCCAGCCGATTTCCGGGCAAACCCCTGGCGGATATCTGCGGAAAGCCCATGTTCTGGCATGTCTATTCGCGGGCAAAAAAATGCCCTGATATCACGGATGTCTATCTGGCAACAGATGATGAACGGATTGCCGGGGCGGCTGAAAATTTGGGGGTGCCGGTGGTGCTCACCCGCCCGGATCATCCCAGCGGAACAGATCGGGTGTATGAGGCGGCAACAAAATTAAACATTCCGGCCGGGGATGTGGTAATCAACATCCAGGGGGATGAGCCGGTTTTGAACCCCTTGATGCTTGCCGAACTGATCCGGCCCTTTGAAGATTCCAAAGTCTTTGTTACCACCCCGGCCCGCGAGATGACCCCGGAAGCCGCCGAAAGTCCGGATCGGGTCAAGGTTGTGTTCTCCCATGCCAACGACGCCCTTTATTTTTCCCGGGCCCGCATCCCGTTTCCCCGGGAAGGGGGACAGGCCCGATTTTACGGCCATATCGGCATGTATGCCTTTCGCATGGCGGCCCTGGAAAAATTCGTCGCCCTTCCACCCGGCCGGCTGGAAAGCATTGAAAAGCTTGAGCAGCTGCGGCTGCTTGAAAACAATATTCCGATTCGGATCGTGATAACTGAATACGAGAGTCTAAGTGTGGACCGGCCTGAAGATTTGGAATCGGTCATCCGTCACCTGACAAAACTTTCGGCGTAA
- a CDS encoding isoprenylcysteine carboxylmethyltransferase family protein, whose amino-acid sequence MAFHQVNEFFNSRKVRKTFLKLRYPLFLVLLGLLLTQLKPQWFIPGLIVSILGEIIQVWCFSTIKTQKQLTRIGPYMFVRNPMYIGRFFLIFGILMMTGNIWILIAYTILYYFYMVNRVRREEKKLSEIFGADYEKYCQTVNRYIPSLKAVNPQKLLSVSSMSFFQNNAHWNILLVLICYIILFCATFVWPIG is encoded by the coding sequence ATGGCATTTCATCAGGTTAATGAGTTCTTTAACAGCCGAAAGGTGCGAAAAACTTTTCTAAAACTCAGATACCCGCTGTTTCTGGTGCTGCTGGGGCTTCTGCTCACCCAGCTCAAACCCCAATGGTTTATCCCCGGGCTGATTGTATCCATACTTGGCGAAATCATTCAGGTGTGGTGTTTTTCAACCATTAAGACCCAGAAGCAGCTGACCCGGATCGGGCCTTATATGTTTGTCAGGAACCCCATGTATATCGGCCGGTTTTTTCTTATCTTCGGCATCCTGATGATGACCGGCAATATCTGGATATTGATCGCCTACACCATCCTTTACTATTTCTACATGGTCAACCGCGTCCGGCGGGAAGAAAAAAAGCTTAGTGAAATATTCGGGGCAGACTATGAAAAATACTGCCAGACCGTGAACCGCTATATACCCAGCCTAAAAGCCGTTAACCCGCAGAAACTGCTGTCCGTGTCATCCATGAGTTTTTTCCAGAACAATGCCCATTGGAACATCCTGCTGGTCCTGATCTGCTATATTATTTTATTTTGCGCAACCTTTGTCTGGCCGATCGGCTGA
- a CDS encoding glycosyltransferase N-terminal domain-containing protein, with product MQKSLFALYNAGWRLARPLLKLTPRLKDGYAERMLNPAPSGPVDIWIQAASAGEAYLAETLIKALPGIRPLDIRVSTNTRQGMEILEKTIPLIREKRPELNIRAGYFPFDQPAIMDAAVRQIDPKAMVLLETELWPGLLYALHKHDSQILIINARMTPKRLKRYLMIPDLWRALAPDRVLAISRADADRFAGLFGREIVDVMPNLKFDRVQLDEPSDEKSADLSHLLPANAPFLVLGSIRQEEEADIIKIIDELSRRFPDLVIGIFPRHMHRLSAWVQYLKKLQRPWVRRSSLGTEAAEPGTIILWDAFGELNAAYARATAVFVGGSLAPLGGQNFLEPLIHGVVPVIGPSWENFAWIGPSVFTQGLVHKTPHRQAAANALMRLVAHPPPKDKLRAMAADYIKTRQGGSEQAGRVIMQTLKNDSRSH from the coding sequence ATGCAGAAATCTTTATTTGCCCTATATAATGCGGGATGGCGGCTGGCCAGACCGCTTCTTAAACTAACCCCCCGTCTGAAAGACGGATATGCCGAACGTATGCTTAATCCGGCCCCGTCCGGCCCGGTGGATATCTGGATTCAGGCCGCATCGGCCGGTGAAGCCTATCTGGCCGAGACCCTGATAAAGGCGCTGCCCGGCATCCGGCCGTTGGACATACGGGTCAGCACCAATACGCGGCAGGGCATGGAAATTCTGGAAAAAACGATTCCGCTCATCCGCGAAAAACGGCCGGAACTAAATATCCGGGCCGGCTATTTCCCCTTTGACCAGCCGGCCATTATGGATGCGGCTGTCCGGCAAATCGATCCGAAGGCTATGGTGCTGCTGGAGACCGAATTGTGGCCGGGGCTTTTATACGCATTGCACAAACACGACAGCCAAATCCTTATCATCAATGCCCGGATGACCCCGAAGAGATTGAAGCGCTATCTGATGATTCCCGACTTGTGGCGCGCATTGGCCCCGGATCGGGTGCTCGCCATCTCCCGGGCGGATGCGGACCGATTCGCCGGACTCTTCGGCCGGGAGATTGTTGATGTTATGCCGAACCTCAAGTTTGACCGGGTCCAACTGGATGAACCATCCGATGAGAAATCCGCTGACCTATCCCATCTGCTTCCCGCCAATGCCCCATTTCTGGTATTGGGCTCTATCCGGCAGGAAGAAGAGGCGGATATCATAAAAATAATCGACGAACTGAGCCGGCGGTTCCCGGATCTGGTGATCGGCATTTTCCCCCGCCACATGCACCGGCTTTCGGCATGGGTGCAATACCTGAAAAAACTGCAAAGGCCCTGGGTTCGCCGGTCCTCCCTTGGCACTGAGGCGGCCGAACCCGGCACGATTATCCTATGGGATGCGTTTGGGGAATTAAATGCCGCCTATGCCAGGGCCACGGCTGTTTTTGTGGGCGGAAGCCTTGCGCCGCTGGGCGGCCAGAACTTTCTGGAGCCTTTGATCCATGGCGTGGTTCCGGTGATTGGGCCGTCCTGGGAAAATTTTGCCTGGATCGGGCCAAGTGTTTTTACGCAGGGCCTGGTGCATAAAACGCCGCACCGGCAGGCGGCTGCCAACGCATTGATGCGGCTGGTGGCCCATCCCCCGCCCAAAGATAAACTCCGGGCCATGGCCGCAGATTATATCAAAACGCGACAGGGCGGCAGTGAACAGGCCGGCCGGGTGATCATGCAAACCCTTAAAAACGATTCACGGAGCCATTAG